One window of Lytechinus variegatus isolate NC3 chromosome 2, Lvar_3.0, whole genome shotgun sequence genomic DNA carries:
- the LOC121407985 gene encoding vacuolar protein sorting-associated protein 4B-like translates to MSGAMGKAIDIVKKATDEDKAGNYAEALKLYEHGVEYFLHSIKYEANGERAKESIRSKCVDYLERAEQLKEYLKKKDKKKVKEGSSGGSKGKSNGKESDSEEESENAELKKMEKQLEGAIVENPNVKWSDVAGLEVAKEALKEAVIMPTKFPHLFTGNRTPWRGILLFGPPGTGKSFLAKAVATEANSTFLSVSSSDLMSKWLGESEKMVKSMFAVARQKKPAIIFIDEVDSLCGSRSDTESESARRVKTEFLVQMQGVGVDNSQILVLGATNIPWALDAAIRRRFEKRIYIPLPEVQARITMFKLHMGETKTTVTDQEFRTLAQRSDGYSGADISIVIRDALMMPVRKVQSATHFRTVSGPSPSDPSVTAHDLLEPCSPGSPGAKEMSWMEIDGKKLLEPPVTYKDLLKALENTKPSVNEADLKKQEQFTADFGQEG, encoded by the exons ATGTCTGGTGCGATGGGT AAAGCCATCGATATTGTGAAAAAGGCAACGGATGAAGATAAAGCAGGAAATTATGCAGAAGCACTCAAGCTCTATGAGCATGGAGTCGAGTACTTCCTTCACTCTATCAAAT ATGAAGCAAATGGTGAAAGAGCTAAGGAGAGCATAAGATCTAAATGCGTAGATTATTTAGAGAGAGCAGAACAATTAAAGGAGTATCTcaagaagaaagataagaaaaaggtCAAAGAGGGGTCGTCAGGCGGATCAAAAGG GAAAAGCAATGGCAAGGAGAGTGATAGTGAAGAGGAGAGTGAGAATGCAGAACTCAAAAAGATGGAAAAACAGCTGGAAG GTGCCATTGTGGAAAATCCTAATGTAAAGTGGTCTGATGTAGCCGGCCTTGAGGTCGCCAAAGAAGCCTTGAAAGAAGCCGTCATCATGCCTACCAAGTTTCCTCATCTCTTCACAGGCAACCGAACACCATGGAGAGGAATCCTTCTATTTGGG CCCCCTGGTACTGGAAAGTCTTTCCTTGCTAAGGCCGTTGCCACAGAAGCCAACTCCACATTCTTGTCCGTCTCATCGTCAGATCTAATGTCAAAATGGCTTGGTGAAAGTGAAAA AATGGTCAAGTCAATGTTTGCTGTAGCTCGGCAAAAGAAGCCCGCTATCATATTCATAGACGAAGTCGACTCCCTCTGCGGATCAAGAAGTGACACTGAAAGTGAGTCAGCACGGCGAGTCAAGACAGAGTTCCTGGTACAGATGCAAG GTGTTGGGGTAGACAATAGCCAGATCTTGGTTTTAGGAGCAACCAACATCCCCTGGGCACTAGATGCTGCTATTAGGAGAAG ATTTGAAAAGAGAATATACATACCCCTCCCGGAAGTCCAGGCAAGAATCACGATGTTCAAACTGCACATGGGTGAGACGAAGACAACCGTTACGGACCAGGAGTTCCGAACGCTTGCTCAGAGGTCGGATGGATACTCTGGTGCAGACATCAGTATTGTTATACGCGATGCTCTTATGATGCCAGTTAGGAAAGTACAGAGTGCCACGCATTTCAGAACG gttTCGGGGCCTTCACCGAGTGATCCTTCTGTGACTGCACATGATCTGCTGGAGCCGTGTTCTCCTGGATCCCCTGGAGCCAAGGAGATGTCATGGATGGAAATCGATGGAAAGAAACTCTTAGAACCACCTGTAACATAT aAAGACCTACTCAAAGCTCTTGAGAATACCAAGCCGTCAGTCAATGAGGCGGACTTGAAAAAACAGGAGCAGTTCACTGCAGACTTTGGCCAAGAGGGATAG